The genomic region GCGTATTTGGCCTTTTTTTTGGGTGTTTTAAGGGGGGGTGCGGGTTGGTCGTGGAGGTTGGGTGGTTGAAGAGGGGGGAGGGATTCTTCCGCGCTTTCTTCCGAAGAGGAAGGAGGTGCCAAGTACTTGTCGTAGTCGTTTTCGCCCATTTCTCTCCAGGCTTCCTGGTGTTTGGTGATGGCTACGCGTTCCCGGGGCGTTTCGTCCCAAGTAAGTTTGACATTGGTGAGGCGCAGAGCGGAGTTTTCGAAGTTAGGCCCGACGTAGTTGTCGGACGCGGAGTAGGCGCTGTCCTTGATGGAGCGCCCGTCGAAGGAGATGTCGTCGGGAACGAAGCTCAGGTTGAGCTGACAACCTGTCATTTCGATGTCGTCGTGGTCTAATTGTTCGTACAACGCGGTGGCGGTGGACACGCTGTCGCACTCGACGATGGCGAAGTAGTAGAACATTCGACAGAGTTCATAGAAGCGCAGGTGGACGTCGGGTTCGGCAGAGGAGGACGACGCCGTCGCGGTAGAATTGCACAGTTTTTGGAGAAGGGGCGAGTCGAGCGTCGGTGAGTCTCGGTTCTCTCCTTCGGTCGCCTTGGCCGAGAGGTGGCACCCGTTTGCCGAGCCGGACACGTCGACTCCTTCTGCGGGTCGACTGTCGACCAAGCGACTCCTGAACCATTCCAGCTCTTCTTGATCGGGCTCCACCATGGGGCCGGCCTCTTGTTCTCTCCTCAGCCTCCTTTCCCCGAAATCAGACACGTAGATGACGACCGACTTGATCACGCCCTGACTCGACACGAACGAGTTGAACAACGTGAACAAATCTGCTGCGTTCAGGCGGTTCCAATCGCATTTTACTACCGCCAACCGACGCGTCTCTCCGCCGACTTGAGACAGATGAGTTTCTAGGCGTTCGTAAATCTGGCCGAAGACGCCCACATCCTGCGCCTCTTCGTCCTCCTCGCTGAGGTCCGAATCGCTCTCGCTGCGCTCGCCGCGGCTGACGCGCCCGTTCTCTGGCGGGTGGCGGCTGTAAAAGTCGGCCCAAAAAGCCGTCGCGTCGAACTCGCCTTCTTCCTGTTCGTGCGAACGTTCGTCGTCGGCGCGCGCGCTCTCGCGGTCGGGTGGCGACGACAGCACTCGGCCCAAATTCGCGAGCATTGACAGCCGCCAAGAGCGCGTTCGCGAGCGGCGACGGTCGATAGCGGGCGAAGCGCCGGCGCGAAAAACCGGTTCGTCGCCTTCGTGCCCGGCGTCTAAGCGCCGCTGGCCACAGTCCGCCGCGCGGCGACTCCGCTCCTCGGGTTCACTCGTTCCTCCACTACGGCCGCTTCCAACGTCTGAACGACTGCTCCAACATTGGTCTTCCTTTTTCGGCCCCCTTCGCTCTCCCTCGCCGTCTTCGTGGGTCGCCTCGCGTCCCTCCGGCTCCCCCGGCCTTTCGCCGGAATCACCCGCCCCCGATTTCCGAACTCCAGAACTCACGCGCCTCCTCCGGCCGGAGCCCAGCTCGCTCTCGTCTCCTCTCTTTCCGCTCTTCTCGTGTCGGACTTGTCTCTTCAACCGAAAAATTCTCCCCAGCCTCCTCACCTGTCTCTGGTGCTTGACTTCCAAGTCTTGTCCGCCGCGAGGGTCCTTGGCGCCTGGCGAAACGAAAAGCGTGAGTCACGTGCACGGCCAGGCGCGCTCTCGGCGAAGAGCGCCACAGAGCGACGCGCGCTCTGAACGACTCTTCCAAGCTCGCGACTCTCGGATATCCGGACGCGTCCAACGGCGAGACGCGCTCTCGAAGAGCGCCGGTCGGCGCGGCAGAGTCCAGGAAGGAACAAAAGCCCTTCTCCTCTCTCTACACGTACCGACGAGGCTAAATTTTTTGTCTGTCATCATGGACCAGAACCGAGGATCGAGCTCAAGCTTCTGCGGGGAAGGCTTCTTGGTCGAGAAGCGCCTGTCCGTCAGGAGCTTGGAAAAGCGAGGGTCCGCGGTGGCCATGGCTACTCTTAAAGGATCATTTAGGCGAGAATCTCAAGGATATGCACGTcgggaaaaaaaaaagtaaattttttttctttttgcggaaCAGATTTTTTGGATCGCGGCCCACCGACTAGGGTCCGACACGCGTCGAGAGAAAACTTTCGAGGAGCGCAATCCGACCAGATGGGCGTTTATCCAAATACATGTGGAGGTGCGCGCGATCGACGGGGAGAGAGGGGGTGCTGCAATGGAGCTTTTCGAGAGAGGTGCGATTGGGGTCGTTGCCCAAAGTGTGTGCGCGGGACGCGTTGGGAATCAactttttttagaattttttcttGGCAGCCACGGAACAAGTCTCGAGGTGTCTTGGATGTACTGTTGGTAGTGCGGGTATTTCGAGCAGCTGATGCGTTCGGTGACGAAGGTAGCGGCGTAGATGAGGGAGTTGGCCGTGAGTGCGCCGATGATACTCCAGTTGATGAGCGTTTTTGTGACGGCGACGGAATACAGGTAGACGGTCCACCAGATACAGATTTCTGAGAAGCAGTTCGGATGTCGAGAGTAGCGGAACAGGCCGTGCGTGAGGAATCCGTTGGATAAGTCGGCGCCGAACACGTTCGTGTGCTTAGCGTTTTTTCGTCTAGGGTTCAATTTGACGGACTGGAACTGCCATTGTTGATCGTCCGCGACGTATTCCGCGGTTAGAAAGCAAATGAACAGGCCGCTGGCGAGGTGGTCTACGAGGTTGAAGGGCTCTGGAGTGGACCGGTAGGCTACGTCGAAGGGAAAGGTGATTGCCATCAGGAGGAAGTGTTGAAAGACAGAGACGAAGAAAAGGTTGAAGCAGGTGCGAGCCAGACGGCGTCGGAGCCAGGCGAAGCTTCTAACGTAGTCCCAGCGATAGTCTTCAGTTGAGAGGGAGTAGCCGCCCTTCCTCGCAAAGTTGAAGGTCAGGCGAGTTCCCCAAGCTAAGACCAGGAGAAACATGACAATTAGTCGTTTGTTCCACTGAAGGTCGCCTTTCCACATCGGGCGAACAGCGTAGTTAAAAGCATACATTACAGGTGCGATCGACCAGAGACGGTCTACCTGGGAGTAGTTGTCGGTGATTTCGCCCAACACAAAGCTGGTCAGACTCAAGAAAACAAAAATTAGGCAGTTGCTTATAAACGGGTCGCTATTGATGAGCAACTCGCCCAACTGCAAAGAGCTGTGGCTGAAGTCGCTCCAAAGGCTCGACAGCATCGACGCCTGACGACTCCAGGAAGTCGCGGCGCATTCCATGTGCGCTAGGTGAGCTTTTAGTGTAGCCAATGTGTGTAGAGAGCAGATTGGTTAAATTAGCTCGTGACAGTTTGCGAATGGTTCAATTGTGTGTTTTCTGGATAAATTGAGAAATTTTTTCTGAAGTCGCGGCTACGCGGCGCGCGGGAGGGAGGGTGCGAGCCTTTGTTGTGGATGAGTCGTTTCGAGTCGATTGTGAGGACGTTCGTTCGCGCACTAGGAGAAAGCAGATCGCTCGAGCGCAGGGGCGACGCAGTTTTTTGACGGACGCGTTATCGATAGGTGCGTTGCGGCGGTGGTGCGCGGGGCGTTCGCGAGTGGCATTTGGTTGAGCAAGCGGGGTCGGTGAGTGCGGGTGGGGGTGTGGGGATGACGGGGAGATAAGCGCGCGAAATGGAGTCGTTGACAGGTTTGcgctgtcattttttttttttgaagagttgAAAAGGGCAGGCGAGGTTCTGATTTGGGCTGAACAAGGGAAGGGTCGGCACTTCTCTGTTTTTGAGACGCGTGGATACGGTCCGGAGGGGTCGAGTCGGTGTTAGGCGAACGGGTGGCGGTGGGCGCGCGTTCGCCTCAGAGGGGGCCGATTTTTATTTGTCGTCGGAGCGGTTTTTAAGAGGGCCGCTGGGGACGGACTGGATGGGGCTTGAAAGGGGGTGCGCGGCGTTGACAGCCACGGGCGAGGTGCCGTGCTGGAGGGGGCGAGGCGCGCTTTTGGGGTTCCGAAGGCGCGGCCACTTGGGAGGGTGGTTGCGTCCGGTTTTCGGTCACGAAGAGCGAGGAGAGAGTGGCACAGGTCGAAGAGGTCTTGGTCGCCaaatttttggtaaaaaaaaaaaaagctcatttAAGGTTCAACAAATTATTTTTGATCTGTAGTTTCCACTAAGCGCGAAACGAGGTTTGGAGATGTTATGTGAAACGAGGTTGAGCCTGCCCGAAAAGTTGAATCGTGCACAGAGGAAATACTTGAAGAGAAAGCAGAGACAGGCCAGCAAAAAGAGCAAGCAGACCAAACGCCTAGAAGAGAGAGCGGTTGACAGCGATGACTCTGAGACCGATCCGAAAAGCGGACGAGTTGACGGAGAGAGACACGCTGGGGAAGAGGGACTGAGCCGAGAGGAGGGCAAGCTTGAGGATGGAACAAAGAATGATGTAGATATGTGTGTGGGAAATAGTGTACACGAAAATTTGGCTGAAAAAGAAAAAAGCGAGCAAATTAGAAAGTGCGGAGAGGGAGGAAAGGGGCTGGACTCGGAAGGTGCGACGAATGTTGAGAATGGCGCGGTACAGAGGTTGGAGTTAAATAAAGAGGAGGTAACTCAGAACCGCGAAGTGCAGACGGTTTCTGAAGAGGGAAGTACGAAGGGCGATGACGCTTCGTCTTCAGTAGAGATTGACGTCGAGTATGTAGCTGCGGATCCCGTTTTGAGTTTGAGCGCGGACACGCCTAATTATGAGGAATTTTTGGCCATTTTTGGATCATTTAAGGCAAA from Schistocerca gregaria isolate iqSchGreg1 unplaced genomic scaffold, iqSchGreg1.2 ptg000808l, whole genome shotgun sequence harbors:
- the LOC126322378 gene encoding uncharacterized protein LOC126322378 — protein: MATADPRFSKLLTDRRFSTKKPSPQKLELDPRFWSMMTDKKFSLVVRKSGAGDSGERPGEPEGREATHEDGEGERRGPKKEDQCWSSRSDVGSGRSGGTSEPEERSRRAADCGQRRLDAGHEGDEPVFRAGASPAIDRRRSRTRSWRLSMLANLGRVLSSPPDRESARADDERSHEQEEGEFDATAFWADFYSRHPPENGRVSRGERSESDSDLSEEDEEAQDVGVFGQIYERLETHLSQVGGETRRLAVVKCDWNRLNAADLFTLFNSFVSSQGVIKSVVIYVSDFGERRLRREQEAGPMVEPDQEELEWFRSRLVDSRPAEGVDVSGSANGCHLSAKATEGENRDSPTLDSPLLQKLCNSTATASSSSAEPDVHLRFYELCRMFYYFAIVECDSVSTATALYEQLDHDDIEMTGCQLNLSFVPDDISFDGRSIKDSAYSASDNYVGPNFENSALRLTNVKLTWDETPRERVAITKHQEAWREMGENDYDKYLAPPSSSEESAEESLPPLQPPNLHDQPAPPLKTPKKKAKYARLLELVNSSSVAPDPPNKNLEITFDDAPELQPNESVQRLLNSSANYDPKHAFYDYMDAQRSLKKQQRDALRQHPSSTSPQAPTDSACTSFFKLYEALPTKSRHLHADSPRNPGQKKRSRSERADDDSPSSDDPLSSDSSGEDSQVDPTPRSKAKQPKKRSTKAKKRSKPTDSKPQHSALNLDDERFKPLLTDPRFLPDPTHPLFQNNDATKQIIRARLAYVKTHDQNND
- the LOC126322379 gene encoding uncharacterized protein LOC126322379; this encodes MECAATSWSRQASMLSSLWSDFSHSSLQLGELLINSDPFISNCLIFVFLSLTSFVLGEITDNYSQVDRLWSIAPVMYAFNYAVRPMWKGDLQWNKRLIVMFLLVLAWGTRLTFNFARKGGYSLSTEDYRWDYVRSFAWLRRRLARTCFNLFFVSVFQHFLLMAITFPFDVAYRSTPEPFNLVDHLASGLFICFLTAEYVADDQQWQFQSVKLNPRRKNAKHTNVFGADLSNGFLTHGLFRYSRHPNCFSEICIWWTVYLYSVAVTKTLINWSIIGALTANSLIYAATFVTERISCSKYPHYQQYIQDTSRLVPWLPRKNSKKS